In one window of Lewinella sp. 4G2 DNA:
- a CDS encoding Na(+)-translocating NADH-quinone reductase subunit A — protein MKLTRKSLQLLPLLLLAFTSLQSQASASGNNLLIYGLAAGALLLLFFIIISVADNFMVLDLQDKNIDNDKVNMGLYPRVSELFGKRRPEHLEGKNYHKLTKGYDIPLEGKPAGTIDESIKASRFAIMPPDFNGLMPIPKVTVEVGDSVKAGDVVFYDKKKERIKFAAPVSGEILEVKRGLKRAIASIIILADKDQVSRSYDLPSEHADRSVLVDFLLESGVWPVIQERPYNVVADPDRTPRDIFVSTFSTAPLAADSKLAIAGREDQFQKGIDVLNRLTDGFVYLGLDGREAAPTAYDRVQNAKLHYFDGAHPAGNVGIQAHHIHPIGNGDDTCWTLDVNGVLLLGNLFLNGTYDTSRVVALTGAPLQAPTHVRTHAGASLGELLSGENFVNVRTISGDVLTGDNVGTEGFLGFFDDQVTVIEEGDEPEIFGWLLPIKPRASISPTIPTFGTFEATTNSHGERRAFVVNNDYERVLPMDLYLQQLMKSIMISDFEQMEGLGIYELVEEDVALAEFACVSKQPLQYILRDGLNLMQAQG, from the coding sequence ATGAAATTAACCAGGAAATCACTACAGTTACTCCCGCTGTTGCTGTTGGCTTTTACCAGTCTTCAGTCTCAAGCTTCTGCCAGTGGCAATAATCTACTGATCTACGGCCTCGCCGCGGGTGCTCTCCTCCTTCTTTTCTTCATCATCATCAGTGTTGCTGACAACTTCATGGTGCTGGATCTGCAGGATAAAAACATCGATAACGACAAGGTCAATATGGGTCTCTACCCACGGGTGAGCGAGCTCTTCGGAAAGCGCCGCCCCGAGCACCTGGAGGGTAAGAACTACCACAAACTGACGAAGGGTTACGACATTCCCCTGGAAGGAAAACCCGCGGGAACCATCGACGAATCCATCAAGGCTAGCCGCTTTGCGATCATGCCGCCGGATTTCAACGGCCTGATGCCCATCCCCAAAGTAACCGTTGAGGTTGGTGACAGCGTAAAGGCTGGTGACGTTGTCTTTTACGACAAGAAAAAGGAGCGTATCAAGTTCGCCGCCCCCGTAAGTGGTGAGATCCTGGAAGTGAAGCGCGGCCTCAAGCGCGCCATTGCCAGCATCATCATCCTGGCCGATAAGGACCAGGTGAGCCGCAGCTACGATTTGCCCTCCGAGCACGCGGACCGTTCCGTACTGGTGGACTTCCTACTGGAAAGCGGTGTTTGGCCCGTCATTCAGGAACGACCCTACAACGTGGTGGCCGATCCGGACCGCACGCCCCGCGACATTTTCGTGTCCACTTTCTCCACGGCGCCACTCGCTGCGGATAGTAAACTTGCCATTGCTGGCCGGGAGGACCAATTTCAAAAGGGTATCGACGTACTGAACCGCCTTACGGACGGATTCGTCTACCTCGGTTTGGACGGCCGCGAGGCTGCACCCACCGCCTACGACCGCGTCCAGAACGCTAAGCTGCATTACTTTGACGGAGCGCACCCGGCGGGCAACGTTGGTATCCAGGCCCACCACATCCACCCCATCGGGAACGGTGATGACACTTGTTGGACGCTGGACGTCAACGGCGTACTCCTGCTCGGTAATCTCTTCCTGAACGGCACGTACGATACGAGCCGGGTGGTCGCCCTTACCGGCGCCCCACTGCAGGCCCCAACTCACGTTCGCACTCACGCTGGTGCCAGCCTCGGTGAGTTGCTGTCCGGAGAGAACTTCGTCAACGTCCGCACCATTAGCGGCGACGTGCTGACGGGGGATAACGTCGGTACTGAAGGTTTCCTAGGCTTCTTCGACGACCAGGTTACCGTAATTGAGGAAGGGGATGAGCCGGAGATCTTCGGTTGGTTGCTACCCATCAAACCGCGGGCTTCCATTTCTCCAACGATCCCCACTTTCGGAACCTTTGAGGCTACAACGAATAGCCACGGTGAGCGCCGGGCCTTCGTGGTGAACAACGACTACGAACGGGTGCTCCCCATGGATCTGTACCTGCAGCAACTGATGAAGTCCATCATGATTTCGGACTTCGAGCAGATGGAAGGCCTCGGTATCTACGAATTGGTAGAGGAGGACGTGGCGCTCGCTGAGTTTGCCTGTGTTTCCAAGCAACCGCTTCAGTATATTCTCCGTGACGGTCTCAACTTGATGCAGGCCCAGGGATAA
- the xerD gene encoding site-specific tyrosine recombinase XerD, with product MNTTDWDQALRSFSGYLKLNRGYSDHTLTAYQSDVSKFPAYLELRGWALSPTHIEAFHLDGFIVYLAELGLGARSQARLISALKTFFAYLLDENLILADPTELLKAPKLGRKIPEVLTYHEIRELLGAIDLSTDHGIRDRAILETLYACGLRVSEATSLKLTNLYLNQGYLRITGKGNKERIVPIGGEAIKQLEFYLHYVRVHLPTIKPEVENVVFLNRRGGQLSRVSVFTAVKKYAAAAGIQKRVSPHTFRHSFATHLIEGGADLRAVQEMLGHESILTTEIYTHLDTDFLRETILSFHPANQ from the coding sequence GTGAATACTACCGACTGGGACCAGGCACTCCGAAGCTTCTCCGGCTACCTCAAATTAAACCGGGGCTACAGCGACCATACGCTGACGGCTTATCAATCGGACGTGAGTAAGTTCCCCGCCTACCTGGAGCTGCGGGGCTGGGCGCTCTCTCCTACCCACATTGAGGCCTTTCACCTGGATGGATTCATCGTTTACCTGGCCGAGCTCGGTTTAGGTGCCCGTTCGCAAGCCCGGTTGATCTCCGCCCTCAAGACCTTCTTCGCCTATTTGCTGGACGAGAACCTGATTCTGGCGGACCCCACCGAACTTCTCAAGGCACCGAAATTGGGGCGGAAAATTCCCGAAGTACTGACCTACCACGAGATCCGGGAGCTACTCGGTGCCATTGACCTGAGTACGGACCACGGCATCCGGGACCGCGCCATCCTGGAAACCCTATACGCCTGTGGTCTTCGGGTGAGCGAAGCGACCAGTCTTAAACTGACCAATCTCTACCTTAATCAGGGCTACCTCCGCATCACGGGCAAAGGAAATAAAGAAAGGATTGTGCCCATCGGCGGCGAAGCCATCAAACAATTGGAGTTCTACCTCCACTACGTACGGGTGCACCTACCTACCATCAAACCGGAGGTGGAGAATGTGGTATTCCTGAACCGAAGGGGCGGACAACTAAGTCGGGTATCCGTGTTTACGGCGGTGAAGAAGTACGCGGCGGCGGCTGGCATTCAAAAGCGGGTCAGCCCCCACACATTTCGCCATTCCTTTGCCACCCATTTGATTGAAGGGGGCGCCGATCTACGAGCCGTACAGGAAATGTTAGGTCACGAGTCCATCCTCACTACCGAAATCTATACCCATTTGGATACGGACTTTTTGCGGGAAACGATCCTGTCGTTTCACCCGGCTAATCAGTAG
- the pyk gene encoding pyruvate kinase: protein MQITDHQNTKIVATVGPACSSEDGLKSLILAGVDVFRLNFSHGSHDVHGGTIQKILKLNKELNTHVSILADLQGPKLRVGKMEGEGLPVEEGQIVTFTNTECVGNAERVYMSYPQFAQDVTVGERVLVDDGTLVFEVVETNGTDTVKLKTLFGGVLKSNKGVNLPNTKISLPSLTEKDLTDLEYILTQPVNWIALSFVRYAKDLKDLRKRIEAKGHPAKIISKIEKPEAIENLDKIIKHSNAIMVARGDLGIEVPMERLPIIQKEIIRKCIQRARPVIVATQMMDSMINNPGPTRAEVTDVANAVLDGTDAVMLSGETSVGRHPALVVKAMNAIIHEAEKIYEIGMKRPKANDKSGTFISDVVCSAAAWAAQNVGARGIVGMTRSGYTAFKLSSFRPNAKIYVFSDLHHMLNTLNLCWGVRCFHYDNNTSTDQTVTDVTKILKDGGYVASGDLLVNTGSMPLEKQLRTNMMKITLVD from the coding sequence ATGCAGATTACGGATCACCAAAACACAAAAATCGTGGCCACCGTCGGCCCAGCCTGTAGTTCGGAGGACGGTTTGAAGAGCCTCATCCTGGCCGGGGTAGATGTTTTTCGCCTAAATTTTAGCCACGGCTCCCACGACGTGCACGGCGGGACGATCCAGAAAATCCTCAAGCTCAATAAGGAACTCAATACCCACGTCAGTATCCTGGCGGACCTCCAAGGCCCGAAACTCCGGGTCGGCAAAATGGAAGGTGAAGGGCTACCCGTTGAGGAAGGCCAGATCGTCACCTTCACCAATACGGAATGCGTCGGCAACGCCGAACGCGTCTACATGAGTTACCCGCAGTTCGCCCAGGACGTAACCGTCGGCGAGCGCGTCCTCGTGGATGACGGCACCCTAGTTTTTGAAGTGGTGGAGACTAACGGGACGGATACCGTAAAACTGAAGACCCTCTTCGGTGGCGTGTTGAAGTCCAACAAGGGGGTCAACCTCCCCAACACGAAGATCAGCCTCCCTTCCCTGACGGAAAAGGACCTGACCGACCTCGAATACATCCTCACCCAGCCGGTGAACTGGATTGCGCTGAGCTTCGTCCGCTACGCCAAGGATTTGAAGGATTTGCGCAAGCGCATTGAAGCTAAAGGCCACCCCGCCAAGATCATTTCCAAGATCGAGAAGCCCGAGGCCATCGAAAACCTGGACAAGATCATCAAGCACTCCAACGCCATCATGGTGGCGCGGGGAGATCTCGGTATCGAAGTCCCCATGGAGCGGCTGCCGATCATCCAGAAGGAGATCATCCGCAAGTGTATCCAACGGGCCCGCCCCGTCATCGTGGCCACCCAGATGATGGATTCCATGATCAACAACCCCGGCCCCACCCGGGCGGAGGTGACGGACGTAGCCAATGCCGTCCTCGACGGTACGGACGCCGTGATGCTTTCCGGTGAGACTTCCGTGGGCCGCCACCCGGCGCTCGTCGTCAAAGCCATGAACGCCATCATTCACGAGGCGGAAAAGATCTACGAGATCGGTATGAAGCGCCCCAAAGCCAACGACAAATCCGGTACGTTCATCAGCGACGTGGTTTGTTCCGCCGCCGCCTGGGCCGCCCAGAATGTTGGCGCCCGCGGTATCGTCGGGATGACGCGGTCCGGTTACACGGCCTTCAAGTTGTCGAGCTTCCGTCCGAACGCCAAGATCTACGTCTTTAGTGATTTGCACCACATGCTCAACACCCTCAACCTGTGTTGGGGCGTGCGTTGCTTCCACTACGACAATAATACGAGTACGGACCAGACGGTAACGGATGTCACCAAAATCCTTAAGGATGGTGGTTACGTGGCTTCCGGCGACCTGCTTGTCAATACCGGCTCCATGCCCCTCGAGAAGCAGCTGCGGACGAACATGATGAAGATCACGCTGGTGGATTAG
- a CDS encoding tetratricopeptide repeat protein, producing the protein MRFLLPVLFLLSSAFVYAQGELTVAEIGRQSKFIEAKRDALLGKTDAAIAQFEALAAEDPANDATYFELARLFKAKELFDPAIDQMQKAYAARPNPIYAAYLADLFRETGRHKEGAALYTSLRKQDPSDEDYYLEEAAALVRAQDIKGAIGVYNQLESRIGVNAELARLKHALYLGTGDAKRAEKELTALVDAQPRNLENRHLLAGFYVAQGNAKAANQVYKAILKLEPADVRAQLALQNAGAPAKPGDTGSDDQLLALLGRSDVDLDLKIGKLLPLVQGLARSQDARSGTGMDRAEITRAVHLAKELRRVHPDEAKAAALLGDIYFQSGQLNEAADAYIATLELDDNVYPVWEQLLGTLYLSNRTVELRKYAEEALDLYPNRPSVYVHYAIGEALRSNFGEAESLLSEARLMVSTQAEATRALDELATAFSVLNSASSGSAVKAEMLPGGPNGPLAFLLTNATELDALKGYDVPGNTNALYLELLGDAAAEAGDKATATAAYARAKAAGSKSKELPRKMSKLGS; encoded by the coding sequence ATGCGTTTCCTGTTACCCGTTTTATTCCTCTTGTCTTCCGCCTTCGTTTACGCGCAGGGGGAGCTCACCGTCGCCGAGATCGGCCGGCAGAGTAAGTTCATTGAAGCTAAACGGGACGCTTTGCTTGGCAAGACGGACGCGGCCATCGCCCAGTTTGAGGCCCTCGCCGCGGAAGATCCGGCAAACGATGCGACCTACTTTGAACTCGCCCGCCTCTTCAAGGCCAAGGAGCTGTTCGACCCCGCCATCGACCAAATGCAAAAGGCTTACGCCGCCCGCCCCAACCCAATCTACGCCGCATATCTGGCGGATCTTTTTCGGGAAACCGGCCGCCACAAGGAGGGTGCGGCGCTGTACACCTCCCTGCGCAAACAAGACCCAAGCGACGAAGATTACTACCTGGAAGAAGCTGCCGCCCTGGTGCGAGCCCAGGATATCAAGGGAGCGATCGGTGTGTACAACCAGTTGGAGAGCCGAATCGGCGTCAACGCCGAGCTGGCACGCCTCAAACACGCGCTCTACCTCGGCACGGGTGATGCCAAACGCGCCGAAAAGGAACTCACGGCCCTTGTCGACGCCCAACCCCGCAATCTGGAAAACCGCCACTTACTGGCTGGATTTTACGTGGCGCAGGGGAATGCCAAAGCGGCCAATCAGGTTTACAAGGCCATCCTCAAGTTAGAGCCGGCGGACGTACGCGCACAGTTGGCCCTCCAAAATGCCGGCGCCCCCGCCAAACCGGGTGATACGGGCAGCGATGATCAACTACTAGCACTACTTGGCCGATCCGACGTGGACCTGGACCTCAAGATCGGCAAGTTGCTGCCGCTCGTACAGGGTCTGGCGCGGTCGCAGGATGCCAGGTCGGGGACCGGAATGGACCGGGCCGAGATCACCCGGGCCGTGCACTTAGCCAAGGAATTGCGCCGCGTACATCCGGACGAAGCCAAGGCCGCTGCGTTGCTGGGCGACATCTACTTCCAGTCCGGCCAACTGAATGAAGCAGCGGACGCCTACATCGCTACCCTCGAACTGGACGATAACGTTTATCCTGTCTGGGAGCAATTGCTCGGCACCCTTTACCTGTCGAACCGGACCGTCGAGTTGCGGAAGTACGCCGAGGAAGCGCTGGACCTCTACCCCAACCGACCTTCCGTCTACGTGCATTACGCCATTGGAGAAGCCCTGCGTTCCAACTTCGGCGAAGCGGAAAGTCTGCTCTCCGAAGCCCGGCTCATGGTAAGCACCCAGGCCGAAGCTACTCGCGCGCTCGACGAGTTGGCGACGGCTTTCTCAGTCCTGAACTCGGCATCCAGCGGCAGCGCCGTCAAAGCGGAAATGCTACCCGGCGGTCCGAATGGTCCCCTGGCCTTTTTACTGACTAACGCTACGGAGTTGGACGCCCTCAAAGGTTACGACGTACCGGGCAATACCAATGCCCTCTACCTGGAATTACTCGGAGACGCAGCGGCGGAAGCGGGTGATAAAGCTACCGCTACGGCAGCCTACGCACGGGCTAAAGCAGCGGGCAGTAAGTCTAAAGAACTACCTCGCAAAATGAGTAAGCTGGGTAGTTAA
- a CDS encoding DUF4292 domain-containing protein yields the protein MRALLFLLCTVTILATGCGSKVGGKPGKDGLTRTTKASKVVKGMEANAFETDYLEGSARIDLESEKLNIGGTGTIRLERDKAIWMSVKKFGFEGARVLIRPDSFFVLNRLNGDYTAEPLSYVERKYQIPADFNLLQKIILGNAVFFTRDLELTQNGDVYELSGEDSRYATSYLVDGASFKLQQMDLRESGSDRKITILNKDFRTVEAAKQEFAYGRTVRVNSTESGRAMIEMNFRKVELDGPLQMPFPFR from the coding sequence ATGCGCGCGCTTCTATTTCTCCTTTGTACGGTCACGATTCTTGCGACTGGATGCGGCAGCAAAGTGGGCGGGAAGCCTGGCAAAGACGGGCTTACGCGGACGACCAAAGCCTCCAAAGTAGTGAAGGGAATGGAAGCCAATGCGTTCGAAACCGATTACCTGGAAGGTAGCGCCCGCATCGATCTCGAAAGTGAAAAACTAAATATCGGTGGGACGGGCACGATCCGGCTCGAGCGCGATAAGGCCATCTGGATGAGCGTCAAGAAATTCGGCTTCGAGGGCGCCCGCGTACTGATTCGCCCCGATTCTTTCTTCGTCCTTAACCGGCTAAACGGTGACTATACCGCCGAGCCACTGAGCTACGTGGAGCGGAAATACCAGATCCCCGCGGATTTCAACCTGCTGCAGAAAATCATCCTCGGTAACGCCGTCTTCTTTACCCGCGATCTGGAACTCACACAGAACGGCGATGTCTACGAGCTTTCCGGTGAGGACAGTCGCTACGCTACGTCTTACCTGGTGGACGGCGCCAGTTTCAAACTACAGCAAATGGACCTGCGAGAGTCGGGCTCCGACCGGAAGATCACTATCCTGAACAAGGACTTCCGCACCGTCGAAGCAGCGAAACAAGAATTTGCTTACGGCCGCACTGTCCGCGTCAATTCGACGGAATCCGGCCGAGCAATGATCGAGATGAACTTCAGGAAGGTGGAGTTGGACGGGCCACTACAAATGCCGTTTCCCTTTCGCTAA
- a CDS encoding HlyD family secretion protein produces the protein MARKIVIGVFLLIVLGIVGALIFGDQGPKGIRVYTSEAKARDIQEIVSASGKIFPQTEVKISSDVSGEVVELYVEEGDSVKAGQLLAKIDADAYQSQVARGVAGVNSSKAQASNAKAQISSLQAQKAQIEAQLTNAQEIYNRNKSLAADGVVSQAELEASAANLRGLEANLRAADSNINAAKESARAAQYGVESAQATLSELRTSLRRTTIYAPMGGVVSLLNVEQGERVVGTIQMTGTELMRIANLNAMEVRVEVSENDVPSVKIGNKAEVEVDAYINRKFSGVVTQIANSSTTAGIADNVLNSDQVTNFEVRISIEPESYADLVREGNTYPFRPGMSAGVDILTKAAKGVVSIPVEAVTTRQKETEDEDVVALDDLDEVVFVVTGDTLRKAIVTTGLQNSSVIEVTGGLNNGDQVVSGPYSELRNLKEGKKVNVVDKEDFYKEDAK, from the coding sequence ATGGCACGCAAAATTGTAATCGGCGTATTCCTACTCATCGTACTCGGCATCGTCGGTGCCCTCATCTTTGGGGACCAGGGGCCGAAGGGCATCCGCGTTTATACTTCGGAAGCTAAGGCAAGGGATATCCAGGAGATCGTCAGCGCCAGTGGCAAGATCTTTCCCCAGACGGAGGTGAAGATCTCTTCCGACGTATCGGGTGAGGTCGTCGAACTTTACGTGGAAGAAGGAGACAGCGTTAAGGCAGGTCAACTACTAGCCAAGATCGACGCCGATGCTTACCAAAGCCAGGTGGCCCGTGGAGTCGCCGGCGTTAACAGTAGCAAGGCGCAGGCCTCCAATGCGAAAGCGCAAATCAGCAGCTTACAGGCCCAGAAAGCGCAGATCGAAGCGCAACTGACCAACGCTCAGGAAATTTATAACCGGAACAAGAGCCTAGCGGCGGATGGTGTAGTCAGCCAGGCCGAATTGGAAGCGAGCGCCGCCAACCTGCGGGGCCTCGAAGCTAACCTACGGGCAGCGGACAGTAATATCAACGCCGCTAAAGAATCCGCCCGCGCCGCTCAGTACGGCGTCGAATCCGCTCAGGCCACCCTCAGTGAACTGCGTACTTCCCTGCGCCGGACGACGATCTACGCTCCCATGGGCGGCGTCGTCTCTCTCCTCAACGTAGAACAGGGCGAACGGGTGGTCGGTACCATCCAAATGACGGGTACCGAACTCATGCGCATCGCCAACCTGAACGCCATGGAAGTACGGGTGGAGGTGTCCGAAAACGACGTCCCCTCCGTCAAGATCGGCAACAAGGCCGAAGTGGAAGTGGACGCCTACATCAACCGGAAGTTCAGCGGCGTCGTCACCCAGATCGCCAACTCCAGCACGACGGCAGGCATCGCCGACAACGTCCTGAATTCAGATCAGGTGACCAACTTCGAAGTTCGTATCAGCATCGAACCGGAAAGCTACGCGGACCTCGTTCGCGAAGGCAACACTTACCCCTTCCGCCCGGGCATGTCCGCTGGCGTGGATATCCTGACTAAGGCCGCAAAGGGCGTAGTGTCCATCCCCGTCGAAGCCGTCACTACCCGCCAAAAGGAAACGGAGGACGAAGACGTAGTTGCCCTAGATGATCTGGACGAAGTCGTGTTTGTAGTGACCGGCGATACCCTACGCAAAGCCATCGTTACTACTGGCCTACAGAACAGTTCCGTCATTGAAGTAACGGGTGGATTGAACAACGGTGACCAGGTTGTCTCCGGCCCCTACAGCGAGTTGCGGAACCTGAAGGAAGGCAAGAAAGTCAACGTTGTAGACAAGGAAGATTTCTACAAGGAGGACGCTAAGTAA
- a CDS encoding TolC family protein, whose amino-acid sequence MRTFTLFVLALCFTQGLSAQNGGAWTLEKAVEYAFENNLQVRRLGNISEISRIQQQQAKNARLPTVNGSTNIGLQLGRTIDPTTNTFDQQTIGFQGYQIQGNVLLYAGGQIKNGLRQADLNLAAAETDAIVTRNTIGLQVANSYLTIVLLNEQLNNAQAQLALVENQLSNTDRLIQAGSVPRAQRFDLVAQVANAERSIVELENQVAISKLTLQLLLELDPDEAFDIATPELNPTEEQLFQDYDLATVLQAAQSTQPTIRAAQLRQEAAAVGTDLAKSGLRPTVSLFGSLSTNYSSVSKDFNNPDVSNVEVVQGPDVPVIINGMPGTISNFNTTGLVFPNLGYFDQLDRNFGQSVGAALQVPIYSQGRNKLNVQVAEVQRLNAGLDIEQARNQLRNDVQLALADLRAARQSYRAAQVSFEASEDAFNNTDRLFRAGVANSLDVVTATNRLDQARTELTRSKFQLIFNRQVIEFYLGQGLTLE is encoded by the coding sequence ATGCGCACATTTACTCTCTTCGTACTTGCCCTCTGTTTTACCCAGGGACTTTCCGCTCAGAACGGTGGAGCGTGGACGCTCGAAAAGGCCGTGGAATACGCCTTTGAGAACAACTTGCAGGTCCGGCGGCTCGGGAATATTTCGGAGATCAGCCGTATCCAACAGCAGCAGGCCAAGAACGCGCGGCTTCCGACGGTGAACGGCTCTACCAATATTGGCCTACAGCTCGGCCGGACGATCGACCCCACTACCAATACGTTCGACCAGCAGACGATTGGTTTTCAAGGCTACCAGATCCAGGGTAACGTGCTGCTTTACGCTGGCGGGCAGATCAAAAATGGCCTGCGGCAAGCCGACCTCAACCTTGCGGCCGCGGAAACGGATGCCATCGTGACCCGTAACACCATAGGACTCCAGGTAGCTAACTCTTACCTGACGATTGTGCTGCTCAACGAACAGCTGAACAACGCACAAGCGCAACTGGCCCTCGTCGAGAACCAGCTGTCCAATACGGATCGTTTGATCCAGGCGGGCTCCGTACCCCGCGCCCAGCGCTTCGACCTTGTAGCCCAGGTGGCCAACGCCGAGCGGTCCATCGTGGAGTTGGAAAATCAGGTGGCCATCAGCAAATTGACCCTCCAACTGCTGTTGGAACTCGACCCCGACGAAGCTTTCGACATCGCTACCCCGGAGTTGAACCCTACCGAAGAGCAACTCTTCCAGGATTACGACTTGGCCACCGTGTTACAAGCTGCGCAATCTACTCAACCTACCATCCGGGCAGCGCAACTCCGCCAGGAAGCGGCGGCGGTCGGAACGGACTTGGCAAAGAGTGGTTTACGCCCTACCGTCAGCCTCTTCGGTAGCCTGAGTACGAACTACTCCAGTGTTTCCAAGGACTTCAACAATCCGGACGTGTCCAACGTCGAAGTGGTGCAGGGACCGGACGTACCCGTCATTATCAACGGAATGCCGGGAACGATCTCTAACTTCAACACAACTGGATTGGTCTTCCCGAACCTGGGCTACTTCGACCAACTGGACCGCAACTTCGGCCAGTCGGTAGGTGCCGCGCTGCAGGTACCGATCTACAGCCAGGGGCGGAACAAACTCAACGTACAGGTGGCGGAGGTCCAGCGGCTCAATGCCGGCCTGGACATTGAACAGGCCCGGAACCAATTGCGCAACGACGTACAGTTGGCGCTGGCCGATCTACGGGCCGCCCGGCAATCCTACCGCGCCGCTCAGGTCAGCTTCGAGGCTTCGGAGGACGCCTTCAATAATACGGACCGTCTCTTCCGGGCCGGCGTTGCCAACAGCCTTGACGTAGTGACGGCCACCAATCGTCTCGATCAGGCCCGGACGGAACTCACCAGATCTAAATTTCAACTCATTTTTAACCGCCAGGTAATTGAATTCTACCTAGGGCAAGGACTAACTCTAGAGTAG
- the corA gene encoding magnesium/cobalt transporter CorA, with translation MRVTKLLRDQTEKIPFLKRTTGAPPGTMVYTGRKEMEEVHVHLTQFGAQQEDYSHEMTVDQLPVVRPTDGVTWYDVRGLHNVNLIEELGQRYAVHPLALEDIVDVMTRPKMEAYPEGILLQLKAFAFDETTRQLSVEQVSIYLHDRTVLSFQEDAGDLLASVRKRLETKSGRIRTRPADYLAYALVDNIVDRYFTVLDKVEAALDELENQILKRPEVKTKSEIHDLKLSLLTMRKSISPLREMVSTFGDSEHHLISEDTQLFVRDLKDHVIQVTDLVETYRDVTNGLYDLYVSEITFRTNSVVQTLTIVSTIFMPLSFLAGIYGMNFEYIPELKNPNGYFILLGVMFTIVVLMFGWFWRRGWLNGGDA, from the coding sequence ATGCGCGTAACTAAATTGCTGCGGGACCAAACGGAAAAAATCCCGTTCCTGAAACGAACTACCGGCGCGCCTCCGGGGACGATGGTCTACACCGGCCGCAAGGAGATGGAGGAAGTGCACGTCCACCTTACCCAATTTGGGGCCCAGCAAGAGGATTACTCCCACGAAATGACGGTGGATCAACTCCCCGTCGTCCGCCCCACCGATGGCGTGACTTGGTACGACGTGCGCGGCCTCCATAACGTGAACCTCATTGAAGAATTGGGCCAGCGCTACGCCGTCCACCCCCTCGCGCTGGAAGACATCGTGGACGTGATGACGCGCCCCAAAATGGAGGCGTATCCCGAAGGGATCTTACTGCAGCTAAAGGCTTTTGCCTTCGACGAAACCACCCGCCAACTGAGCGTGGAACAGGTTTCCATCTACCTGCACGATCGTACCGTACTGAGCTTCCAGGAGGACGCTGGCGATTTGCTGGCCTCCGTGCGCAAACGGCTGGAGACGAAGTCCGGCCGCATCCGTACCCGCCCGGCGGATTACCTCGCCTACGCACTGGTGGACAATATTGTGGACCGCTATTTTACCGTCCTGGATAAGGTAGAAGCCGCGCTGGATGAACTGGAAAACCAGATTCTGAAGCGGCCGGAAGTGAAGACCAAAAGCGAGATCCACGACCTTAAACTGAGCTTACTGACGATGCGCAAAAGTATCAGCCCCCTACGAGAGATGGTGAGCACCTTTGGGGATTCGGAACATCACCTCATCTCCGAGGATACCCAGTTGTTCGTGCGGGATTTGAAGGACCACGTCATCCAGGTCACCGACCTCGTAGAGACTTACCGGGACGTAACGAACGGGCTCTATGACCTCTACGTGAGTGAAATCACTTTTCGGACCAATTCGGTGGTGCAGACGCTCACGATCGTGTCCACCATATTCATGCCGCTGAGCTTTCTGGCTGGGATCTACGGAATGAATTTTGAGTATATCCCCGAATTAAAAAATCCGAACGGCTACTTTATTCTGCTCGGTGTGATGTTTACCATCGTCGTGCTGATGTTCGGTTGGTTCTGGCGCCGGGGTTGGCTAAATGGGGGGGATGCTTAG